From one Thermodesulfobium sp. 4217-1 genomic stretch:
- a CDS encoding hydrogenase 4 membrane component (E)-like protein, which translates to MQNNIFILVGFIQIILIVFMQWQSYISTTIKTFDLSSWILGIFLLAIGIINREPTLIILAILTILTRAIFIPRYLLKTIKKDIWRVRESKNPLGVSLSIIISICLALFSYGLYSIALSNSGSVLESIPITLMLQGAFLIISKSNAYNQLIGYLVMENSIFLFGYIFSGLPFIVEAGIVLDILGIVLVSSIIMRLRKENIDNEEELYG; encoded by the coding sequence ATGCAAAATAATATATTTATACTGGTTGGATTTATACAGATAATACTGATAGTTTTTATGCAGTGGCAATCTTATATTTCCACTACAATAAAAACCTTTGATCTTTCTTCATGGATATTGGGGATTTTTCTTCTTGCCATAGGCATTATAAATAGAGAGCCTACTTTAATAATTCTTGCAATTTTAACCATCTTAACCAGAGCCATTTTTATCCCTCGATATCTTTTAAAAACGATTAAAAAGGATATTTGGAGAGTTAGAGAGTCGAAAAATCCACTTGGCGTGAGCCTTTCGATCATCATTTCTATCTGTCTTGCGCTTTTTAGTTATGGGCTATATTCAATAGCTCTGTCAAATTCTGGCTCAGTTCTCGAATCTATCCCCATCACCCTCATGCTACAAGGTGCTTTTCTCATTATTTCAAAGTCAAATGCGTACAATCAGTTGATTGGATATTTGGTAATGGAGAACTCTATCTTTCTTTTTGGATATATCTTCAGTGGACTCCCTTTCATAGTAGAGGCAGGCATAGTACTCGATATATTGGGAATTGTCTTGGTTAGCTCCATAATAATGAGGCTCAGAAAGGAAAATATAGACAATGAGGAGGAGCTATACGGATGA
- a CDS encoding NADH-quinone oxidoreductase subunit H: MLSKDFELLALSFVQLIYVVTLAPLAVGILRKVEERIESKIGPSIFQEYYNLFKLFKKQSTYPITTSVLFEITPYLTFAMYLLLTLVLPIITAFPLTFGPVVDFIGGGLIFAAASTLKKIAALDTRNNYSILGASRASSIGVFTEPILLLIFIMFGVISGTNNPYVINNILQTSNLWYFSLTHIFIAAAFFFLLIIETGSLPIESDSSNELGMIDQSLNLEYSGKELALNKWGSYIKAFLLMNVFINVFTFPFFVPMQMNILNVLIYMFINFFKMLILIFIFALINTTLSKYRLMKIFDFISVGFAFALIAMIVFYTTKM, encoded by the coding sequence ATGCTTAGTAAAGATTTTGAGCTCTTAGCCCTATCTTTTGTCCAATTAATTTACGTTGTAACACTTGCTCCCCTTGCAGTAGGCATACTCAGAAAGGTTGAAGAAAGAATAGAATCAAAAATTGGTCCATCAATCTTTCAAGAGTATTACAACCTCTTTAAGCTTTTCAAAAAACAAAGTACATATCCGATCACCACATCGGTCCTTTTCGAGATCACGCCATATCTAACCTTTGCAATGTATCTGTTATTGACTCTTGTATTGCCCATCATTACTGCATTTCCTCTTACTTTCGGTCCAGTGGTTGACTTTATAGGAGGTGGGTTAATTTTCGCAGCAGCATCTACATTAAAAAAGATAGCAGCTCTTGACACAAGAAACAATTACTCTATTCTTGGTGCATCCAGAGCATCGTCAATTGGGGTCTTCACAGAGCCTATATTATTACTCATATTTATAATGTTCGGAGTAATATCTGGAACGAATAATCCTTATGTAATTAACAACATACTCCAAACATCTAATTTGTGGTATTTTTCACTAACACATATCTTTATTGCAGCAGCATTCTTTTTTCTTCTGATCATCGAGACAGGCAGCCTGCCTATTGAATCTGATTCTAGCAACGAGCTTGGCATGATAGATCAATCTCTAAATCTTGAATATTCAGGGAAAGAGCTTGCTCTAAATAAATGGGGAAGCTATATAAAAGCCTTCTTGTTAATGAACGTGTTTATAAACGTGTTCACATTCCCATTCTTTGTGCCAATGCAAATGAATATATTAAATGTTCTTATATACATGTTCATTAACTTTTTCAAGATGTTAATTCTAATTTTTATCTTCGCCCTTATAAACACTACCCTTTCCAAGTATAGATTGATGAAAATATTTGATTTCATATCGGTAGGCTTCGCCTTTGCACTTATTGCAATGATAGTCTTTTATACCACGAAAATGTGA